The Bacillus xiapuensis genome window below encodes:
- a CDS encoding N-acetyltransferase — protein MEITNATTGDVQSIYQLIQMYAKKEIVLPRSILSLYQHIQSLYVMKEEDQLLGVAGLHVLGEDLGEVRSLVVAPGHEGKGIGRQLVEHVINEAARLGVNRVISLTYETAFFEKCGFAVISKEELPEKTWIDCMNCPKLECCDEIAMIRYIG, from the coding sequence ATGGAAATTACGAATGCCACAACAGGTGATGTCCAGAGTATTTATCAATTAATTCAGATGTACGCGAAAAAAGAGATTGTCTTGCCGCGTTCTATCTTATCGCTTTATCAGCATATACAAAGTTTATACGTAATGAAAGAAGAAGATCAGTTGCTAGGGGTGGCCGGTCTGCACGTCTTGGGAGAGGATTTAGGCGAGGTGCGTTCATTAGTCGTTGCTCCCGGACATGAAGGGAAAGGCATCGGCCGGCAATTAGTCGAGCATGTGATCAATGAGGCGGCCAGACTTGGAGTGAACCGTGTGATTTCTTTGACGTATGAAACAGCCTTTTTTGAAAAATGCGGATTTGCCGTGATCAGCAAAGAAGAACTTCCCGAAAAAACATGGATTGACTGCATGAACTGCCCGAAGCTGGAGTGCTGTGATGAAATTGCTATGATCCGGTACATTGGATAA
- a CDS encoding class I SAM-dependent methyltransferase, translating into MTKEHWNQRFGEEEYAYGKEPNAFIQEMAPQLPAGNMLAIAEGEGRNAVFLASLGHQVTVWDYATEGLKKTKQLAGEKGVQVKTVCLDLNEAPWKEQSWDHIICVFGHFETDLRLHTLKAIEKAVKAGGSFLCEVYSADQLHYQTGGPRDIQMLYRPEELLNTFADWHILHFFMGEVERQEGRLHQGVSHVIQFYGTKRG; encoded by the coding sequence TTGACAAAGGAACATTGGAATCAGCGGTTTGGTGAAGAAGAGTACGCATATGGGAAAGAGCCGAATGCCTTCATTCAGGAAATGGCTCCGCAGCTGCCGGCCGGTAACATGCTGGCAATCGCGGAAGGAGAAGGAAGAAATGCCGTATTTCTCGCTTCACTTGGCCACCAAGTTACAGTGTGGGATTATGCAACGGAAGGCTTGAAGAAAACAAAGCAATTAGCAGGAGAAAAAGGAGTTCAAGTGAAAACGGTCTGCCTTGATTTAAACGAAGCTCCCTGGAAGGAACAATCCTGGGATCATATTATATGTGTGTTTGGTCACTTTGAAACAGACTTGCGCCTTCATACCTTAAAAGCAATTGAAAAGGCTGTGAAGGCAGGCGGGAGCTTTCTTTGCGAAGTCTATTCCGCCGATCAGCTTCACTACCAGACCGGCGGACCGCGCGATATCCAGATGCTTTATCGTCCAGAAGAGCTGTTAAACACCTTTGCAGACTGGCATATCTTGCACTTCTTTATGGGCGAGGTTGAGCGCCAAGAAGGCCGGCTTCATCAAGGAGTCTCACATGTAATTCAATTTTATGGAACGAAAAGAGGGTGA
- a CDS encoding methyl-accepting chemotaxis protein, producing the protein MNTVDVQHHPLIQSFLTVAPLLNDLLQDDVTIGVFDTEKMLLHVPAKTFSLNAKPGDPLKDEDVVTLAIRDGQPKADFLPKEVFGFPLVAKGIPLFDENHNVIGGVGIGTSLENINQIYEVSESLSAIVEQTSATINEVADSINHLADRVTESVSKVREVEEGAKEIVEISASVRGISEQSNMLGLNAAIEAARAGEAGRGFSVVADEIRKLANSSKENVGQVDGITMKIQSMIKDLTQSFEQINHISETQAAAIEQISATVEEISSNAEQLTKMVKARISQE; encoded by the coding sequence ATGAATACTGTGGATGTGCAGCATCACCCGTTAATTCAATCATTTCTGACTGTTGCTCCTTTGTTAAACGACCTGCTTCAAGATGATGTAACCATAGGGGTTTTTGATACGGAGAAAATGCTCCTTCATGTTCCGGCCAAAACCTTCTCTTTAAATGCGAAGCCGGGCGATCCGCTTAAGGATGAAGATGTTGTAACATTGGCCATCAGAGATGGGCAGCCGAAGGCGGATTTTCTGCCGAAGGAAGTCTTTGGTTTTCCTCTTGTAGCCAAAGGCATTCCTTTGTTTGACGAAAATCATAACGTTATTGGCGGCGTGGGTATTGGAACGAGCTTAGAAAACATCAACCAAATCTATGAAGTGTCGGAAAGCTTGTCGGCGATCGTCGAACAAACGTCTGCCACGATCAATGAAGTAGCTGATTCCATCAACCATCTAGCTGACCGCGTCACTGAAAGCGTTTCGAAGGTGAGAGAAGTAGAAGAAGGGGCTAAAGAAATTGTTGAAATTTCTGCTTCGGTTAGAGGAATCTCCGAGCAAAGCAATATGCTGGGGCTTAACGCAGCGATTGAGGCGGCACGCGCGGGAGAAGCGGGGCGCGGTTTTTCCGTTGTTGCCGATGAAATTCGCAAGCTGGCCAATTCCTCGAAAGAAAATGTGGGCCAAGTGGATGGCATCACCATGAAAATCCAATCAATGATCAAGGATCTGACGCAATCATTTGAGCAAATCAATCACATTTCTGAAACACAGGCAGCGGCCATTGAACAAATATCAGCCACAGTCGAAGAAATCAGTTCCAATGCAGAACAATTAACTAAAATGGTCAAGGCCAGAATTTCTCAAGAGTAG
- a CDS encoding OsmC family protein — MAVHHFHLHADWPGSRNGVGRITAGSLTTEVSIPPEMNGPGIGTNPDEMLLGASATCYIITLAAMLEKSKLKKERLSMNSEGVVEVAQGIITYQKIIHRPQIVLPASASDRDIALAKKLAVKAEASCMISRALQGNVDIQLQAAVKRGS, encoded by the coding sequence ATGGCTGTGCATCATTTTCATTTGCATGCTGATTGGCCCGGCTCCCGCAATGGCGTTGGCCGAATCACTGCCGGGAGCTTAACGACAGAGGTGTCGATTCCTCCGGAAATGAACGGTCCCGGAATCGGCACCAACCCTGATGAAATGCTGCTTGGTGCCTCGGCCACTTGCTATATCATTACTCTCGCCGCCATGCTGGAAAAAAGCAAATTAAAGAAAGAGCGGCTGTCAATGAATTCAGAGGGCGTCGTAGAGGTGGCACAGGGCATTATAACTTATCAAAAGATTATTCATCGTCCGCAAATTGTCTTGCCGGCCAGCGCCTCCGACCGGGACATCGCCCTTGCTAAAAAACTGGCTGTCAAAGCGGAAGCATCTTGCATGATCAGCCGCGCTTTGCAAGGCAATGTCGACATTCAGTTGCAGGCCGCCGTCAAAAGAGGAAGCTGA